One part of the Haliotis asinina isolate JCU_RB_2024 chromosome 2, JCU_Hal_asi_v2, whole genome shotgun sequence genome encodes these proteins:
- the LOC137271813 gene encoding uncharacterized protein: protein MKLLILLYADDRVILAETSDGLQNSLNAFDQYCKKWKLSVNLEKTKVVIFSKGYCKKKYNFTLNGTTIDISNEYIYLGVLFTGNGRFVKAIKRISVQANKAMFTIFKIIRQLDMPIDCQLKLFDNLVKPILLYGAEVWGFENVAMIERVHLKFCKYILNVKQSTPDFMIYGELGRYPISISVKVRIISNWAKMLSCNNKLNTIFYHVMCNLYSVNADFNFPLLSSVKRILQDTGLYYIWLSQSVPSIVWLKNDVHLTLIDQFKQLWWRSAVDSSKGCYYVMYKHSLFLEPYLLQLPYYYRRWLTKFRTSNHRLPIETGRWYGTERCNRTCHLCASSTSVCDELHFLLYCPALNTFRHQFLPQYFCKHPSTEKFVYLMKCDYPPLNCNIAKFIKTGLCSMF from the coding sequence atgaaactgttaatATTACTTTACGCCGACGATAGGGTCATTTTAGCTGAAACAAGTGATGGGTTGCAGAATTCTTTGAATGCTTTTGACCAATATTGTAAAAAATGGAAACTTAGTGTGAATTTAGAAAAAACAAAGgttgttatattttcaaaaggaTATTGTAagaagaaatacaattttacgTTAAATGGTACAACTATTGACATCtctaatgaatatatatatcttgGTGTACTTTTCACTGGTAATGGACGGTTCGTTAAAGCGATCAAACGTATTTCTGTACAAGCCAATAAGGCAATGTTTACCATCTTCAAAATCATTCGCCAACTTGACATGCCGATAGACTGCcagttgaaattatttgataatCTTGTTAAACCAATTCTTCTCTATGGTGCAGAAGTGTGGGGATTTGAAAATGTTGCCATGATCGAACGTGTCCatcttaaattttgtaaatatattctgaaTGTGAAACAATCAACTCCAGATTTTATGATATACGGTGAATTAGGTAGATACCCCATCAGTATATCCGTTAAAGTTAGAATTATATCAAACTGGGCCAAAATGTTAAGTTGTAATAACAAATTAAATACTATCTTTTACCATGTCATGTGCAATCTATATTCCGTAAATGCTGATTTTAATTTCCCTTTGTTATCAAGCGTCAAACGTATCCTTCAGGATACGGGGTTGTATTATATCTGGCTCAGCCAGTCTGTACCTAGCATTGTTTGGCTTAAAAATGATGTTCATCTCACTCTTATTGATCAGTTTAAGCAATTATGGTGGCGCTCTGCTGTGGATTCGTCGAAAGGTTGTTACTATGTAATGTATAAGCATTCTCTATTTTTAGAACCTTACTTGTTACAACTACCCTATTACTATAGACGCTGGTTGACtaaattcagaacttcaaacCACAGGTTGCCCATTGAAACAGGACGCTGGTACGGCACCGAACGGTGTAATAGAACCTGCCATCTTTGTGCATCTTCGACGTCTGTCTGTGACGAACTTCACTTTTTATTATACTGCCCAGCACTCAATACCTTCAGACATCAATTTCTTCCTCAATATTTCTGTAAGCATCCAAGTACTGAAAAATTTGTGTATCTAATGAAATGTGACTATCCACCACTTAACTGTAACATTGCCAAATTTATCAAAACTGGGCTTTGCTCTATGTTTTAA